A window from Exiguobacterium marinum DSM 16307 encodes these proteins:
- a CDS encoding NETI motif-containing protein, translating into MAKKIKVYVEPNETVSECLDRINEMGYRPIRRIEKPVFEQTGAKDVPVHSHQSILFECVSKES; encoded by the coding sequence ATGGCTAAGAAGATCAAAGTATATGTCGAACCAAATGAAACGGTCAGTGAATGTTTAGATCGAATCAACGAAATGGGTTATCGTCCTATACGCCGCATTGAAAAGCCCGTCTTTGAGCAAACGGGAGCCAAAGATGTACCTGTCCACTCCCATCAATCGATTTTATTTGAATGCGTCTCTAAAGAATCCTAA